The Geobacillus genomosp. 3 genome segment CGGAATTTCCTCCGCCCGCAATGTTTCGCGGCCGAATAGAAAGCGCCATGGGCGGCTCGTTTTCGGCGGCAGTTCGCCGAGTTCGCGCAAGTCGAACTCCTTTCGCGCCAAAATGGTCCCGTCTTCACGAAGCAACAAAAGCGGAACACGCCCGATTTGGATCGAATGCGGCAAGCTATGGCGGACAAAGGCGGTGACCATCACCCCATCGATTTCTTTCGTTAGGCTGATGCCGGATAAGGAAACTTGATTGGGCTTTAACGGCGGCAGTTCATTGTTGAAAAACCGAAGCACATATTGCTCTTCTGTCGGCACGTTCCAGGACGGGTGAAGCGACAGCTCCGTGTGCACCTCTTCCTCTTCGCCGCTTGCTTCCCCCGCCTCGTTGATGATGTCTTGAGCCTCTACCGTCGTATCGCCGCCGCTTTTTTTCTTTTTCTTCAAAAACGGAAACAATGAACACTCCCCCTTTTTATTTGCTTTCTTCCTGCTCGAACGCTTGAAGCAGCCTTGTCACATGAGTGCTGATTTCGTTTTCGATGGCTGCATACATCGCTTGAAACAGCTCAAACCCTTCTTTTTGGTACAGGCGAATCGGGTCTTCTTGCTGGTATTGACGCAGCCCGATCCCCTCTTTTAACAGCATCATATGATCCAAATGACGCATCCAATGGTCATCGATGACCGTCAACATGACGCTTTTTAACAGCGACTGCAGGCGGGAATCGCCTTTTTTCCCTTCTAGGAACGAAAGCTGTGCGTCGACCGCCTCGGCGACGGCTCGCTTCACATCGTCACGATCAGCCGGCGGGCGGTCAAACGCAACAGGCGGGCGGTACAAGATGCGGTTCAGCTCTTCCGCCATGCGCCCGACATCCCATTCTTCCGGGATTTGCTCAGACGGCGTGTACGCCTCGACGATGCGCTCGCATGCGGAGCGGATCATCGGCGCAACGAGCCCCACCCGGTCCTCCTCATCAAGCACGCGGTCGCGGATATGGTAAATGACGTTGCGCTGTTCGTTCATGACATCGTCAAGCTTTAAATGGTACTCGCGAACGGAAAAGTTCAGCCCTTCGACGATGCGCTGCACTTTATCGACAAACGCGTGAATCTCGTCGTTCAAAATGCAGCCTGTTTCATCCGCTTTCAGCTTCGCCTTCCATTTTTCCGTCTCCTCGGCCGCAAAGCGCCGGAACATCTCATCTTCAAGGGAGAGGAAAAATTGGCTCGAACCTGGATCCCCTTGGCGCCCGGCCCGTCCTTTCAGCTGGTTGTCGATCCGCCGGCTCTCATGGCGCTCGGTGCCAAGGACGTGCAGCCCGCCGAGCTTATCGACCCCTTCGCCAAGCAAAATGTCCGTCCCGCGGCCGGCGATGTTCGTCGCGATCGTCACCCGCCCGCGCTGGCCGGCTTTGGCAATCACCTCGGCCTCCTGCTCGACCGTTTTCGCATTGAGCAGCTCATACGGCACGTGCTCTTGATCCAAGTACTTGGCCACTTCTTCCGACTGCAAAATCGAGGTCGTCCCGATCAACACCGGCTGCCCGCTTTCATGGCGGCGCTTCACTTCCTTGGCGACGGCGACGTATTTGTCATGGCGGGTCATGTACACCCGATCGGGCAAGTCAAGGCGGATTTTCGGCTTGTTGGTCGGAATCGGAACGACATCCATCCCATAAATGCGCTGAAATTCCTTTTCTTCCGTTTTCGCCGTTCCGGTCATGCCGGATAAAATCGGGTACATGCGGAAATAATTTTGAATGGTGATGGAGGCGTGCGTCTTGTTCTCCTCCGTGATTTCGAGCCCTTCCTTCGCTTCAATCGCTTGATGGAGCCCGTCGCTTAACGAACGGCCTTCCATCACGCGCCCGGTAAACGCGTCAACGAGCAGCACTTTGCCGTCGCGGACAATGTAATCGACATCGCGCTTAAACAATACATGCGCCCGCAATGCCTGGATGACGTAATGATACAACACTTTGTGCTGCAAGTCGTATAAGTTGTCGATCCCAAACGCTTTTTCCACTTTTTCAATGCCGTCGTCCGTTAAGTTGACCGTTTTCGTTTCCGCGTCAAACAAGTAATCAATGTCGCGCTCAAACCGCTTGACGAGTTTGGCGGCGACGTAATGCAAGTCGGCGCTCGGGCGCGCTTTCCCGGCGATAATAAGCGGCGTTTTCGCTTCATCAATCAGCACGCTGTCAATCTCGTCGATGATCGCGTAATGGTACGGACGCTGCACTTTTTCCGCCGCATCGTACACCATATGGTCGCGCAAATAGTCGAAGCCAAATTCCGTACCGATGCCGTATGTAATATCGGCTTCATACGCCCGCTTCTTTTCTTGCGGCGACATCAGCGGCAAATTGAGCCCGACCGTCAAGCCGAGAAACTCATGAATTTGGCCGATTAAGTTCCGGTCGCGTTTGGCCAAATAATCGTTGACCGTAATGACGTGCACCCCTTTCCCTTCAAGCGCCCGCAAATAGCTTGGAAGGGAAGCGACGAGCGTTTTCCCCTCGCCGGTGGCCATCTCGGCGATGTTTCCTTCCGCCAGCACGAGACCGCCGATCAACTGGACGTCAAAATGGCGCATGCCCAGCACCCGCTTTGCCGCCTCGCGGACGACCGCGAACGCTTCCACTTTAATGTCATCCACCGACTTGCCTGAGGCGAGCTGCTCTTTCCACTCATCGGTCTTCGCGCGCAGCTCGGCATCGGTTAGTTTCTCTATCTTTGATTCTAAACCGTTAATTTGTTCCACAATGCGCATATATTTTTTTAACTGCCGTTCGTTCGTATAACTGATCGCTCTTTT includes the following:
- a CDS encoding accessory Sec system S-layer assembly protein translates to MFPFLKKKKKSGGDTTVEAQDIINEAGEASGEEEEVHTELSLHPSWNVPTEEQYVLRFFNNELPPLKPNQVSLSGISLTKEIDGVMVTAFVRHSLPHSIQIGRVPLLLLREDGTILARKEFDLRELGELPPKTSRPWRFLFGRETLRAEEIPAEGWKLAFELKPKHRLDLDPTWEEVLPEAEKEALRRIVDELGAPKENEVNFFGLQAAMNDGGLRVTVLVRNGSHKTVCLEQLPLEVEDAAGDVVARGSFKLDRLEIKANTTKPWTFIFPPAVVQKDDPDLSSWKLNVIRG
- the secA2 gene encoding accessory Sec system translocase SecA2, with protein sequence MLSLLKRAISYTNERQLKKYMRIVEQINGLESKIEKLTDAELRAKTDEWKEQLASGKSVDDIKVEAFAVVREAAKRVLGMRHFDVQLIGGLVLAEGNIAEMATGEGKTLVASLPSYLRALEGKGVHVITVNDYLAKRDRNLIGQIHEFLGLTVGLNLPLMSPQEKKRAYEADITYGIGTEFGFDYLRDHMVYDAAEKVQRPYHYAIIDEIDSVLIDEAKTPLIIAGKARPSADLHYVAAKLVKRFERDIDYLFDAETKTVNLTDDGIEKVEKAFGIDNLYDLQHKVLYHYVIQALRAHVLFKRDVDYIVRDGKVLLVDAFTGRVMEGRSLSDGLHQAIEAKEGLEITEENKTHASITIQNYFRMYPILSGMTGTAKTEEKEFQRIYGMDVVPIPTNKPKIRLDLPDRVYMTRHDKYVAVAKEVKRRHESGQPVLIGTTSILQSEEVAKYLDQEHVPYELLNAKTVEQEAEVIAKAGQRGRVTIATNIAGRGTDILLGEGVDKLGGLHVLGTERHESRRIDNQLKGRAGRQGDPGSSQFFLSLEDEMFRRFAAEETEKWKAKLKADETGCILNDEIHAFVDKVQRIVEGLNFSVREYHLKLDDVMNEQRNVIYHIRDRVLDEEDRVGLVAPMIRSACERIVEAYTPSEQIPEEWDVGRMAEELNRILYRPPVAFDRPPADRDDVKRAVAEAVDAQLSFLEGKKGDSRLQSLLKSVMLTVIDDHWMRHLDHMMLLKEGIGLRQYQQEDPIRLYQKEGFELFQAMYAAIENEISTHVTRLLQAFEQEESK